From Paenibacillus sp. PvR098:
ATATTCAAAGGCATAATGGTTGCTTCAATTAGTACTATGGTGATTCTGGTATTTGCAAATGTTGTTCTTCGTTACGTATTTAGCTCCGGAATCATTTCTTCCGAGGAGTTATCGCGCTTTTTATTCGTTTGGTTGACTTTTATAGGGGCTGTCGCTGCATTTAAAGATAATGAACACTTGGGTGTAGATACATTGGTTAAGCGACTGCCCATAAAAATCAGAAAAATGGTGTATATCGTCAGCAGCTTGCTAATGATGTTAGCATGCGGTCTCATCTTGGAAGGCAGCTGGAAATTGACGATGATTAATCTTCATAGTAAAGCACCGGCTACGGGATTGCCGCTTTCCTTTATATATGTTACAGGTATTCTGATGAGTGTGGCGATTTTATTGATGCTGATGATCAATCTTTATCGATTAGTGTTTAACAAAATCAAAGCAGAGGATTTCAACTTAGTAAAAGAATCTGAAGAGCTGTTGGAATTTCATCAGGAACAAAAGGGAAAGGAGGGTAAACCATGATGATCGGGGTATTTATTGGTTCTCTACTTGGTACCATGGCGCTTGGCATGCCGATTGCTTTTGCTTTGTTATTAAGCGGCGTTGGTTTAATGCTTTACCTTGATATTTTTGACAGTCAAATTATCGCGCAAAATCTCATTATTGGGGCAGATAATTTTCCTCTCATGGCGATTCCTTTTTTCCTTCTGGCCGGGGAGCTGATGAATGCCGGGGGGCTGTCTCATCGAATCGTATCCATGGCAATGTCATTGGTTGGTCACATTCGAGGGGGACTTGGATACGTAGCTATTATTGCCGGAATACTGTTTGCAAGCTTGTCGGGATCAGCTATCGCAGATACGGCGGCTTTGGGAGCTATTTTGATTCCTATGATGGTGAAGAACGGATATGATATCAAACGCTCTAGCGGATTGATTGCGTCGGCTGGAATCATTGCACCCGTGATCCCGCCAAGTATTGGTTTCATCATGTTCGGTGTCATCGGCGGTGTGTCGATTACCAAGCTTTTTTTGGCGGGGATTGTACCAGGTCTTCTCATGGGATTAGGACTGACGATCACATGGGCCATTATGGCTCGCAAGGATAAATTAAAGGTTCAACCTCGTAAAACGGCCAAAGAAATATTTGTTGAATTCAGACAAGGGATTTGGGCGCTTTTCTTACCGGTGATTATTATCGGCGGTCTTAGAGGAGGTGTGTTCACTCCGACAGAAGCGGCTGTCGTGGCTGCCGTCTATGCTTTATTTGTTGGACTAGTCATTTATCGCGGACTGAAAATAAAAGATTTATACCATGTGCTGATAAGGGCAGCCAAGACGACAAGTGTAGTGATGTTTCTGGTATGTGCGGCTCTGGTATCCTCATGGTTGATGACAATTGCGAATTTGCCTGCCGCAGTGGTTCATCTGTTAGACCCTTTTATGGATAACCCCCTGCTGCTTCTGGTCATGATTAACATTTTAGTTATATTGATCGGAACCGCAATGGATATGACGCCTACCATTCTGATTTTAACGCCTGTATTATTGCCGGTGATTGAACAGGCAGGCATTGATCCCGTTTATTTCGGTGTCTTGTTCATTATAAACAATGCCATTGGATTATTAACGCCGCCTGTTGGAACCGTATTGAACGTGATGGCCGGGGTGAGTAAAATCAGCATGGAGGATATTATGAAAGGGGTCTGGCCGTTTCTGCTTGTAGAAATCCTAGTATTGATTTTGCTGATTTTATTCCCGTCACTTGTACTCGTACCCCTTGAATGGTTCTCCTAATGGCGTTAGCGTGCCAAGAATCTGACGTCCACGGCACCTGAGCCCTGCGTGTTTTGGTTAGCCCCAAGACTGAGAGCTCGCCGCTTTAATAACCTTTTGACTTGATTAGGGGTTAATGAACGATGTTTCTGTAACAGCTGCGCAGCAGTTCCTGCGACAATAGGGGTTGACATACTCGTACCCGATAACGTGAAGTACCATCGGCCTTTTCTTGAGCTTTTCTCGGTCTGATCCAGTGCCGAGCCCGGCGCTCGCAAAGAGATGATGGTTGTTCCAGGTGCCACGAGATCGGGTTTCACAACGCCATCTATTGTCGGACCACGACTGGAAAAGCGTGCGATTCGGTCATCCGAAACTTTGGTGCTCCCTCGGTCGTTACTTGCGCCTACCGTAATTCCTAAAGGGCTGATCCCTGGGGAAGAAATCGTTCTCCGGCCTGGACCTGAATTACCTGCGGAAGTAACGACAGCCAATCCTTGTTTCCATGCTTTTTCGACGGCCTGGCACAACGGATCCCTTTTGGAAGGGACGCTCGCTGAGCCGCCTAAGGAAAGGGAAAGGATACGAATGCCAAGGCGCTTTTTGTTCTTCACGCACCAATCGATACCCCGGATAGTAGTTGAATCGGTGCCAATTCCATCTCGATCCAATACTTTGATACCTACTAGCTTGGCTTTCGGTGCGGGTCCTTTGTATTTCCCTTTCGAGCTGAGGCCGTTACCCGCCGCATCGCCAGCGCAATGAGTCCCGTGACCATTATCGTCGTAAGGGCGCTTGCGGTTGTTAATGAAATCTTTGAAAGCGACGATTCGATTAATTGGCTTTGTTAAATCAGGATGGGGGTATATGCCTGTATCCAAGATGGCAATGGTTACCCCCGATCCAGTCCATCCGGATGCTTGTGCTGCTGAGGCTCCGATAGCAGGAGTGGCCACATTAAGGTGAATTCGATTTTTCCGGTCCCTGTAAACATAACTCACTTGTTTGCAACTGCATAACCTGCCAATACAATCGGCTGGCACCTTTACGGCTATCGAACGAATTAAGCCCAAACGGACATGATTTTTCAACTGATAAGGGTGCATATATTTTTTCAAAGCTTGCAGCTGTTTTTTTTGATTTTTCCCCTTAAATTGAACAATCACTTGAACCAAGGGGATACGGCGTTTCCAGTGATGGGCCGGTTTTAACATTCGCCGCAAATCGGGGTCCATTTTCTGATTGTTACTCAATCGCAGCACCTCTTTCAATTTATACAACAGCTTATGGGTGATGTACGGTTTGAGCTTGGAGAGCCGCCTATAACATTAGGAAAAAAATTAAAACCTGAAATTCTCCGCTAAAACAAAAAAGGAGGCATAGCCTCCAAGTCTTCCTCATTTCTAGTATTTTGAATCTATTATTTACGCTTTGTTACCGAAAGTCCCCGTGCTCGTATGAAAGTCCAACGTTGTCCGCCGAATCCCCCTGTTTGAGCAAGCTGTCGAAGGCTCAGTACCCCGTTATTGTTAATAAAAACTTCCACCGTCAGGGTGCCACTGTTTAAAGTAACGCCACGGGGCACGTCAGCCCACTGGCCTGATATAACGTCTCCGGTTCGAGTGGCGCGGTATACATTGGTAAAAACAGCACCGTTTCCTCGGCCGCTAAGCCCCGCCCAGAATATACGTCTGCCAATTTGCCTGATGTAATAACGACCCCCGTCACTGCAATTCCAGACTCCGGTAATGTTGGACAATTGAGCTGCCTGGACAGGCTTTGCTGCACGGACTGACTTCATGTTACGAACAATCTGCTTCGCCATTTTCAACACACAACCTTTCGTTAGTGATGATTCATTCTATGCTGTTTTGGTTACTGATGAATGGGGATGAACCTGTTACTAGTAAAAAAAGGTAGATACCTAATAGATTCTAGACTTAGCCGCGTTTTATATAGAGTAATCATAATGTTTGAAGATCGAAGCTACGGTAATAATAGAAGGATTGGAAGGTATAGACCGTAGATTAAATACCGTGGAAAAGGAAACTTGATCATAATGAAAGCATCTTTACTCCGTGAACCGAAGCATCGTAAATTGCTGTTCAGCGCTGGACTTAGCTGGCTGTTCGATGCGATGGATGTGGGAATGATCTCGTTCATCGTTGCCGCTTTGGCTGTTGAATGGAATCTGGCTGCACAGCAGATTGGGCTGCTGACGGCCATCAATTCGGTCGGAATGGCCGTTGGAGCGGCTATCGCGGGATTGCTTGCGGACCGTTATGGACGCCGGTCTGTGCTGATCTGGACGCTTCTTATTTTCTCTGCCGCTAGCGGGTTGTCCGCTTTGGCCACCAGCTTTGTTGTACTGTGTGTACTGCGTTTTGTAGCCGGGTTGGGCTTGGGCGGGGAGCTGCCGGTTGCCTCGACACTCGTATCTGAATCCGTACCAGTCCAAGAAAGGGGGCGCGCGGTTGTTCTGCTTGAAAGCTTCTGGGCCGGCGGGTGGCTTGTCGCGGCGTTGATCGCCTATTTCGTTATACCGGATTACGGCTGGAGGACAGCTTTTATTATCGGTGCGCTGCCGGCTTTCTATGCTCTCTACCTCCGGCGGGCCATCCAGGATTCTCCTCGTTATATCGGTCAGCAAAGCAGGAAGCTGACGTTTATGGAGCGGGTGGCATCCGTATGGTCGGCGAAGCACCGCAAGTCTACCATTACACTCTGGATTGTATGGTTTACCTTAGTATTTTCTTATTACGGCATTTTCCTGTGGCTTCCGACTGTCATGATATGGAAGGGATTTGACCTTGTGAAAAGCTTTCAATATGTCATGATCATGACTCTTGCACAGCTGCCCGGATATTTTACGGCTGCTTACTTTATCGAAAAATACGGCCGGAAGTTTGTGCTCGTTACCTATCTTCTCTTAACGGCAGCAAGTGCAGTTTGGTTTGGCAATGCCGAAACGGAGGGGATGCTGATTGCGGCAGGAGTGAGCCTCTCCTTTTTTAACCTTGGTGCCTGGGGAGGGATTTATGCATACACTCCAGAGCTGTACCCGACTTCGGTCCGCTCTACCGGGGTTGGACTTGCCACATCCTTCGGAAGGATCGGCGGCATCATCGGACCCTACCTTGTAGGCATTCTGGCGGCACAGGGAACCCCAATCACAACGATATTTTTGGTATTCTTCGTTTCGATAGTCATCGGAGCACTAGCTGTACTGTTCTTTGGTATAGAAACAAAGGGGACGGATCCGGATCAAAACGCAGATGATCGGTTAACCGAATTAAACTAAGGGGTTCAAGATTCGTTTCGAATAAGATAAAATAACGAAGAAGCGCTTTTTGTTGATAACGTTAACTTAGTTAATATTTTATATCATAAGAGAAAGTGGGGATCACTTTAATGGGTCAATCGAGAGTCGTATCGCTTTGGAGATATCCTGTAAAATCCATGATGGGTGAAGAAATGAATTCGTGTGACGTGACTTCTCAGGGCTTATTAGGAGATCGCGCCTATGCCGTGCTGGATACCTCAACCGGTAAATTGGCTAACGCAAAGAACCCTTTGAAGTGGCCGCGTATGTTTGAATATCGCGCGGCTTATATGGAGCCGCCCTCCATTGATGCTGCACAACAGCCGGTGCGAATCACATTTCCTGATGGATCGACCGGCGAAAGTACGGAAAGCGATTTGGGAGAAAGACTTTCCAATAGCTTTGGCAGGCCTGTAAAACTAACGGGAGAGCTGTCACAGGAAGTGCAGTTCGAAGGCTATATCCCTGATATGGAGGAGCTTCAAGATCGTGATTCCGTATTTACACGTACGTCTCCTGAGGGGACCTTTTTTGATATCGGATTCGTTCATATCTTAACAACAGCCACGATCAACCAAATGCGTGCTCTAGCACCTCAAAGTCGTCTCGAGGTTAGACGCTTTCGGCCTAATCTGGTGATCGATGTTCTCAATGGAGAAGGCTTTGTTGAGAATGAATGGGTTGGCAAAACATTACGGTTCGGCAATGAGGTTCGTTTGCAGATTGTACAACCCACCATTCGATGTATCATGACAACACTGGAGCAGGGCGATCTTCCAAAAGATCCTAACGTATTACGTACTGCTGTAAAGCATAACGCAGGAGCCGTTGGAGTTTACGCATCAGTGCTGCAGGGCGGGCGTATCCGTCGGGGGGATTATATGGAGTTTGAGTAAAGGGCTTAACGGTCCGGTACTTTTGGCAATAGAGCAAACCGCGCTTCCCGAAGCGTGGTTTTTTAAATTGGTTCTTTTCGCCAAGATTGCTGCTTTTAAATGCAACAATTCTAATTTATCGGTTACGATGGGTTACAGCGCTGAAGGGCCGGATCATCCGGAAGTTCAAAAAACAATGAACGGAGTGATGGCAGCAGGTCAGAAGCATGGCGTTACGGTAGGAATCCAAGTAGCGAGCGCGCCGGCGGTCACTCAAAAACAACAATGGGGCGCTCCTTATATCGGTATAGCGATTACTCCTGTGGTGTTCTCCGCATTCGGAGAAGCTGTTAAGGCGGGCAACCCATCAAATCAATTGAAATAATATCATAAGGAGATCACAGAAGCGGTTCTACCACAATAAACAGCCTCTCTCACAGGGCCCTATGAACCTGGGGTTCATAGGGCCCTTTACGTGAGTTGTTTTGATTTTATCGGACTCTTATTTCATGGTAAACTTAAGACGCTAACAGCTCTTAAAATGATTCGAAGTAGGGGGATATTATGAATTGGATAGCTAAACAGCCCTATTATAAGGTTCAGCGGGAAGTGAGCAGCACAGAACAAAAAACGGTTGTGCATGACCGTTGGTTGTACTTGTATGAAGATAAAATTGTTACCGGGTATAGGAGGTTTCCCATCGATGAAGTATTTGATATGTCTTATCGAAGGCTGGGCAGCGAAGAAGGGGTTCTCTATTTACACACGAAGCAAGGCGTCTATTCTTACACGGTGAAAGCAGATCCAGGTACATTTATAGAAGCATTCAAGGAGCTTGAGACAACCTCGCGGGAGCATAAGAAACAATAATTGAGCTATGGATAAATTCAAACAAGGCCGATTACAAAAGAACCCCAGGGAGACCGGGGGCATGCGGCTTATTGTTTCTGCTTATCCTTGGGCTATGGCAACCATAAAAATAATCCAACCGGCTAAAAAGGCGATACCGCCGAGTGGTGTAATAGCACCTAGTTTTCTAACGCCAGTTAAACTTAAAGCATATAGGCTGCCAGAGAACAGGATAATCCCAGCGAGTAGGAACCAGCCGGCAGTAATGACGAGTGAGGATCCCACGTCGCTCCCTGCGTTCTGACCGAGCAAGAGCAATCCGAGTGCATGGGCGATATGATATTGAATTCCCGTCTGGTAAACCTTCATCATGTCCTCGGACAGCTTTTTCTTTAATGCATGCGCCCCAAAAGCGCCTAAAGCAACCGCAATGAACATATTTAAACTTCCGAGCAGCAATAACGTATTCATGAACAACGCCTCCTTCCGAAATACTACCGATAATAAATCATTTCGTCAAATATAATAGGATTAATGGGTGAAATAGCTAACGCTATTCTGAATGGCGGAGGTGATGTGATCGGAGTCATGCCTGTAAGAAGGTCGGGTGAGTGCGGGAGGCGAATGGTGTGACTGCGTGACTGTCCTATAGGTACAAATCAGTTGTCATTACGGATTGACGTAATGGTGAGCGGGATGGTATATTATGGATATTAAACGCGAAACAAATTAACGTAATAAACAATAGATAACGCACCTATTTTTCTGGGCAGACATCATCCATGTGAAGGAAACCGATCAAAATGAAAGAATAATCAATGATTAGTTATTGATTAATTCGCGATTTCGGAATGAAGGAGGCCGTATGAATCCTGCCCGTTCATCCTTTCTAATTGAGATTATGGATCGTGCCGTTGCTTTGTTTGATGATCGTGGGTATACGCTTGCCGTATCGGATATCGATCGCGCGGGTGCGATGCATGGTATTCGAAGCGTACTTAAACAAGCTTCAGAGATAGACTTGATCGACACCTCTCTTTTCTTGCACTGTTGTCCTGAAATCCGCCTTCAAACAAACTGTGTTAGTAAAACTGTGTATTCCCTCAGCGGCCAGCCTGTCGGTCTGATCACCTCAAATTCTTTTAAAGAACAGGCTTTAAAACTATTTTCATTACTTCAAATTCCTCAAGAGTTCCTTTATGTAATGCCGACAGAGGGTGTCGTTGACCCGACGGCTTCACTCCGTAACGCTATGAACCGTTTTCTCTATCACGGCGCGGAAACGGTTGCTATTTGTATAGCACCATTACTAGATCAGCAGTTTCAAGAAGAAGAACTAAAGAAAAAGATCACCACCCTGTATCCTCCGCATTTGTTAGGTTCCATCCCTATATTAATTCCTTTACATCTTGTACAGCAGCGTAGCGAATGGGATCGGCTTGAGTCTGTTGTCGTGAGCGGATATGTTCGCGGCTCCCTTTTACAACAATTGAAAGAGGTTCAGCAACTGCTGCGCGAGCACGGATTTACAGGTCGATTATTAACTAATACGGGCGATAATCGTCTGGTTCCAAGCTCCCAATGTTATCCGTGGGACATGCTGGCATATGACAGACATCGTTTTTTCACCGATATCCGTCATTGGTCGAAAGAGGAGGCCGTAAGCGAAGGAGTAGCCATCCATATTGATTTATACAAAATTGAAACCGCTATCATTGAAAGTGGCGGGACGTATAAATCATGTTCGATTACAGACTG
This genomic window contains:
- a CDS encoding TRAP transporter small permease, whose protein sequence is MQKIVKIFDHIFKGIMVASISTMVILVFANVVLRYVFSSGIISSEELSRFLFVWLTFIGAVAAFKDNEHLGVDTLVKRLPIKIRKMVYIVSSLLMMLACGLILEGSWKLTMINLHSKAPATGLPLSFIYVTGILMSVAILLMLMINLYRLVFNKIKAEDFNLVKESEELLEFHQEQKGKEGKP
- a CDS encoding TRAP transporter large permease subunit, producing the protein MMIGVFIGSLLGTMALGMPIAFALLLSGVGLMLYLDIFDSQIIAQNLIIGADNFPLMAIPFFLLAGELMNAGGLSHRIVSMAMSLVGHIRGGLGYVAIIAGILFASLSGSAIADTAALGAILIPMMVKNGYDIKRSSGLIASAGIIAPVIPPSIGFIMFGVIGGVSITKLFLAGIVPGLLMGLGLTITWAIMARKDKLKVQPRKTAKEIFVEFRQGIWALFLPVIIIGGLRGGVFTPTEAAVVAAVYALFVGLVIYRGLKIKDLYHVLIRAAKTTSVVMFLVCAALVSSWLMTIANLPAAVVHLLDPFMDNPLLLLVMINILVILIGTAMDMTPTILILTPVLLPVIEQAGIDPVYFGVLFIINNAIGLLTPPVGTVLNVMAGVSKISMEDIMKGVWPFLLVEILVLILLILFPSLVLVPLEWFS
- a CDS encoding S8 family peptidase, coding for MSNNQKMDPDLRRMLKPAHHWKRRIPLVQVIVQFKGKNQKKQLQALKKYMHPYQLKNHVRLGLIRSIAVKVPADCIGRLCSCKQVSYVYRDRKNRIHLNVATPAIGASAAQASGWTGSGVTIAILDTGIYPHPDLTKPINRIVAFKDFINNRKRPYDDNGHGTHCAGDAAGNGLSSKGKYKGPAPKAKLVGIKVLDRDGIGTDSTTIRGIDWCVKNKKRLGIRILSLSLGGSASVPSKRDPLCQAVEKAWKQGLAVVTSAGNSGPGRRTISSPGISPLGITVGASNDRGSTKVSDDRIARFSSRGPTIDGVVKPDLVAPGTTIISLRAPGSALDQTEKSSRKGRWYFTLSGTSMSTPIVAGTAAQLLQKHRSLTPNQVKRLLKRRALSLGANQNTQGSGAVDVRFLAR
- a CDS encoding MFS transporter: MKASLLREPKHRKLLFSAGLSWLFDAMDVGMISFIVAALAVEWNLAAQQIGLLTAINSVGMAVGAAIAGLLADRYGRRSVLIWTLLIFSAASGLSALATSFVVLCVLRFVAGLGLGGELPVASTLVSESVPVQERGRAVVLLESFWAGGWLVAALIAYFVIPDYGWRTAFIIGALPAFYALYLRRAIQDSPRYIGQQSRKLTFMERVASVWSAKHRKSTITLWIVWFTLVFSYYGIFLWLPTVMIWKGFDLVKSFQYVMIMTLAQLPGYFTAAYFIEKYGRKFVLVTYLLLTAASAVWFGNAETEGMLIAAGVSLSFFNLGAWGGIYAYTPELYPTSVRSTGVGLATSFGRIGGIIGPYLVGILAAQGTPITTIFLVFFVSIVIGALAVLFFGIETKGTDPDQNADDRLTELN
- a CDS encoding MOSC N-terminal beta barrel domain-containing protein, giving the protein MGQSRVVSLWRYPVKSMMGEEMNSCDVTSQGLLGDRAYAVLDTSTGKLANAKNPLKWPRMFEYRAAYMEPPSIDAAQQPVRITFPDGSTGESTESDLGERLSNSFGRPVKLTGELSQEVQFEGYIPDMEELQDRDSVFTRTSPEGTFFDIGFVHILTTATINQMRALAPQSRLEVRRFRPNLVIDVLNGEGFVENEWVGKTLRFGNEVRLQIVQPTIRCIMTTLEQGDLPKDPNVLRTAVKHNAGAVGVYASVLQGGRIRRGDYMEFE
- a CDS encoding DUF423 domain-containing protein — encoded protein: MNTLLLLGSLNMFIAVALGAFGAHALKKKLSEDMMKVYQTGIQYHIAHALGLLLLGQNAGSDVGSSLVITAGWFLLAGIILFSGSLYALSLTGVRKLGAITPLGGIAFLAGWIIFMVAIAQG